One segment of Leeia aquatica DNA contains the following:
- the hpnE gene encoding hydroxysqualene dehydroxylase HpnE has translation MRKPPHIAVIGAGYAGVAAALTLADAGAQISLFEAGPLPGGRARRIHWHDQALDNGQHIALGAYTELLRLMRKVHRGPLPFRRMPLRWEMWQQMLLQAPAWGAPLTTLWALLRAQGWGWADKQALLRFLAGLRLRGFRSEDRPASEWLASQTPRVIQTFWEPLCYAALNTPLQEASAQVFYNVVRDSLLAGGDAAQMLLPTVDLSALLPEPALAWLTAQQHAVHLGQKVTQLTLQDDQVALQVKGEWQSVDGVICATGPHQLPALLHTEQAPAALQAVSQFGWQPIRTVYLQYPAGTRLPQAMIGLHHCLPGGVVHWVFDRGVLLGEDGRMAAVISAAMTQPMSGEQIASQAASELAQAFPGLPAPLWCKTLHEARATFACTPGLHRPDGHTASPRVRLAGDYLAGDYPATLEGAVRSGVAAAQALLAQWTQP, from the coding sequence ATGCGCAAGCCACCGCATATTGCCGTGATTGGTGCCGGTTACGCTGGCGTCGCGGCAGCGCTGACGCTGGCCGATGCTGGAGCACAGATCAGCCTGTTTGAAGCTGGCCCCTTGCCGGGCGGTCGGGCGCGGCGCATTCACTGGCACGATCAGGCGCTGGATAACGGCCAGCACATTGCACTGGGGGCCTATACCGAGCTGTTGCGCCTGATGCGCAAGGTCCACCGCGGCCCCTTGCCCTTTCGCCGCATGCCGCTGCGCTGGGAGATGTGGCAGCAGATGCTGCTGCAAGCGCCGGCCTGGGGTGCGCCGCTGACCACCCTGTGGGCCTTGCTGCGCGCGCAGGGCTGGGGGTGGGCGGACAAGCAGGCGCTGCTGCGCTTTCTGGCCGGGCTACGCCTGCGCGGCTTTCGCAGTGAGGACCGACCTGCCAGCGAGTGGCTGGCCAGTCAAACCCCACGGGTCATCCAGACCTTTTGGGAGCCACTATGCTATGCGGCGCTGAATACCCCGCTGCAGGAAGCTTCTGCTCAGGTGTTTTACAACGTGGTGCGCGACAGCCTGCTGGCGGGGGGCGACGCCGCCCAGATGCTGTTGCCGACGGTGGATCTCTCGGCCCTGCTGCCGGAACCGGCGCTGGCCTGGCTGACGGCACAGCAGCATGCGGTACACTTGGGCCAAAAGGTTACACAGCTCACCTTGCAGGATGATCAGGTGGCCTTGCAGGTCAAGGGCGAATGGCAGTCGGTGGACGGCGTGATCTGCGCCACCGGTCCGCACCAGTTGCCTGCGCTGCTGCACACCGAGCAGGCCCCGGCCGCCTTGCAGGCGGTGTCGCAGTTTGGCTGGCAGCCGATACGCACCGTCTACCTGCAGTATCCGGCAGGCACCCGTTTGCCACAGGCCATGATCGGTCTGCATCACTGCCTGCCGGGCGGTGTTGTACACTGGGTGTTTGACCGGGGCGTGCTGTTGGGCGAGGATGGCCGTATGGCGGCCGTGATCAGCGCAGCCATGACGCAGCCCATGAGCGGCGAGCAGATTGCCAGCCAGGCCGCCAGCGAGCTGGCCCAGGCTTTTCCCGGCTTGCCTGCCCCGCTGTGGTGCAAGACACTGCATGAAGCGCGGGCAACCTTTGCCTGTACCCCCGGCCTGCATCGGCCGGATGGACACACTGCCTCGCCGCGTGTGCGGCTGGCGGGCGATTATCTGGCCGGAGATTACCCGGCCACGCTGGAGGGAGCGGTGCGCAGCGGCGTGGCTGCAGCGCAGGCCCTGCTGGCACAATGGACACAACCATGA
- the hpnD gene encoding presqualene diphosphate synthase HpnD, whose translation MTPDQYCEEAAARSGSSFLAAFRFLPAERRRAITAFYAFCREVDDVVDEVHDDNVARAKLAWWRNEVAFTWAGQPQHPVMRALQPAIARYGLQESLLQEIIDGMQMDLEQARYARYDDLLLYCHRVAGVVGQVSAQIFGYQDPATLDYAHELGIAFQLTNIIRDVGEDVRRGRIYLPVEDLQRFNVPVDMLKRYEESEAFVQLMQFQIERAMAAYHHALSLLPAVDRKAQRPGLVMAAIYRTTLEEIRLDGPGKVLNQRLSLPPLRKLWLAWKTWFLGIKS comes from the coding sequence ATGACACCAGACCAGTATTGCGAAGAAGCTGCTGCACGCAGTGGCTCCAGTTTTCTTGCCGCCTTCCGCTTTCTGCCCGCGGAACGCCGACGAGCCATTACTGCCTTCTATGCCTTCTGCCGCGAGGTGGACGATGTGGTGGACGAGGTGCATGACGACAATGTGGCCCGGGCCAAGCTGGCCTGGTGGCGCAACGAGGTGGCCTTCACCTGGGCCGGGCAGCCGCAGCACCCGGTGATGCGTGCGCTGCAACCGGCCATTGCCCGCTATGGTCTGCAAGAATCCTTGCTGCAGGAGATCATCGACGGCATGCAGATGGACCTGGAACAGGCCCGCTACGCCCGCTATGACGATCTGCTGCTGTACTGCCACCGTGTCGCCGGGGTGGTGGGGCAGGTGTCAGCACAGATCTTCGGCTATCAGGACCCGGCAACGCTGGATTATGCACATGAACTTGGCATCGCTTTCCAGCTCACCAACATTATCCGCGATGTCGGCGAAGATGTGCGCCGGGGCCGCATCTATCTGCCGGTGGAAGACCTGCAGCGCTTCAACGTCCCTGTCGATATGCTCAAGCGTTATGAAGAAAGCGAAGCCTTTGTTCAATTGATGCAGTTCCAGATTGAGCGGGCGATGGCCGCTTACCACCATGCGTTATCGCTGCTGCCCGCTGTGGACCGCAAGGCGCAGCGCCCCGGTTTGGTGATGGCCGCGATCTATCGCACCACGCTGGAAGAAATCCGGCTGGATGGGCCCGGCAAGGTGCTGAACCAGCGCCTCAGCCTGCCGCCGCTGCGCAAGCTGTGGCTGGCCTGGAAAACCTGGTTTCTTGGCATCAAGTCCTGA
- the hpnC gene encoding squalene synthase HpnC yields MPVDHYENFPVASVLLPRRLRRPIEVIYAFARSADDLADEGEVAAEQRLAALQHYCEQLEAIGRGETPAEPLFQRLAVVIREHDLPLSLFHDLLDAFSQDVVKTRYADFGELVQYCRRSANPVGRLLLHLYGRATPHNLALSDGICTALQLINFWQDVAIDWQKQRVYLPQEDLQRFGVTEAQIAAGQVNPAWQALMRFEIERTRKLLQAGAPLARVLPGRMGLELRMIVLGGERILKKLWDVQGDVFTQRPVLKAGDWLYMLSRACWPAWPGKP; encoded by the coding sequence TTGCCGGTTGATCATTACGAAAACTTTCCGGTTGCTTCGGTCTTGCTGCCGCGCCGATTGCGGCGGCCCATCGAAGTGATCTATGCGTTTGCCCGTTCCGCCGATGATCTGGCGGATGAGGGCGAGGTCGCCGCTGAGCAGCGGCTGGCGGCGCTGCAACACTACTGTGAGCAGCTGGAGGCCATCGGGCGGGGTGAAACGCCTGCTGAACCGCTCTTTCAACGCCTGGCGGTGGTGATTCGCGAGCATGACTTGCCGCTCTCCCTGTTTCACGATCTGCTGGATGCCTTCAGCCAGGACGTGGTGAAGACCCGCTATGCCGACTTCGGTGAGCTGGTGCAGTATTGCCGCCGCTCAGCCAACCCGGTGGGCCGCTTGTTGCTGCATCTGTACGGGCGGGCGACGCCACATAATCTGGCATTGTCAGACGGCATCTGTACCGCGCTGCAGTTGATCAATTTCTGGCAGGATGTGGCGATCGACTGGCAAAAGCAGCGGGTGTATCTGCCGCAGGAAGACCTGCAGCGCTTTGGGGTGACGGAAGCGCAGATCGCCGCTGGGCAGGTGAACCCGGCTTGGCAGGCACTGATGCGCTTTGAGATCGAGCGTACCCGCAAGCTGCTGCAGGCCGGTGCACCGCTGGCACGGGTGCTGCCGGGGCGGATGGGGCTGGAGTTACGCATGATCGTGCTCGGCGGTGAGCGCATCCTGAAAAAGCTGTGGGATGTCCAGGGCGATGTCTTCACGCAGCGCCCGGTATTGAAAGCGGGGGACTGGCTGTACATGCTGTCCCGCGCCTGTTGGCCGGCCTGGCCGGGGAAACCATGA
- a CDS encoding TolC family outer membrane protein, which yields MLKLKWTVMCVGLALSVPSMLLAAPATLKEATEQAIMKNPEVLAKWHVFNAAAAEQDAARGGFRPRVDLTAGIGREHQVDPGQKDRDYTRRGVTLSLRQVLFDGFATSSEVKRLGYAKLAGYYDLLATTDDVALEAGRAYIDVLRYRKLAALARDNYGVHKGIFDQIEQRVKAGVGRRVDLEQAAGRLALAESNWLTDESNLHDVTARFQRIVGDLPAADLQDVPSLEKSLPAAADLMPGLLKRSPSFLAAVQNVRAARAEVDVRKSANLPSLELRARQDLSRNTDGVYGKHRTGVVELVLNYNLYNGGTDSARIRQFSERLNLAMDLRDKACRDNRQILSIAWSDVRKLSEQLNYLEQHQLSTEKARDAYRKQFDIGQRTLLDLLDTENELFDARRSLAVAEYELQLAQLRVLGTSSTLLPALKLAPITDTQPAELSDDPADDNDRLSCGDSMVPLPVLDRKSVVIKPYVAVSSDAPAEAPKPDAIKPMAGGSLNDTLLKLASDWSAAWSGKQVDAYLAFYADSFVPEGGLSRDQWAKQRRARLNKPGTISVKLEDVKVSSQEGSKARVQFRQVYQSADFSDTVNKTLELVQDGNKWRIVAERTAP from the coding sequence ATGCTGAAGTTGAAGTGGACCGTTATGTGTGTGGGCTTGGCACTGAGTGTGCCCAGCATGTTATTGGCGGCTCCGGCAACCCTGAAGGAAGCCACCGAGCAGGCCATCATGAAGAATCCGGAAGTGCTGGCCAAGTGGCATGTGTTCAATGCTGCTGCTGCCGAGCAGGATGCAGCCCGTGGCGGCTTCCGCCCGCGTGTGGATCTGACCGCCGGCATTGGTCGTGAACATCAGGTCGATCCGGGTCAGAAGGACCGTGACTATACCCGCCGTGGGGTTACCTTGAGCCTGCGCCAGGTGCTGTTTGATGGTTTCGCCACCAGCAGCGAGGTCAAGCGTCTGGGTTACGCCAAGCTGGCTGGCTACTATGACTTGCTGGCTACCACCGACGACGTGGCGCTGGAAGCCGGGCGTGCTTATATCGATGTACTGCGCTACCGCAAGCTGGCCGCGCTGGCACGGGACAACTACGGTGTGCACAAAGGCATCTTTGACCAGATCGAGCAGCGGGTCAAAGCCGGGGTGGGGCGTCGGGTGGATCTGGAGCAGGCCGCAGGCCGTCTGGCCCTGGCCGAATCCAACTGGCTGACCGATGAATCCAACCTGCACGATGTCACCGCACGTTTCCAGCGCATTGTGGGTGATCTGCCTGCTGCAGATCTGCAGGATGTGCCATCGCTGGAGAAGAGCCTGCCTGCTGCGGCCGATCTGATGCCGGGGCTGCTCAAGCGCAGCCCGTCCTTCCTGGCTGCGGTGCAGAATGTACGCGCGGCGCGCGCCGAGGTGGATGTGCGCAAATCGGCTAACCTGCCGTCGCTGGAATTGCGCGCACGACAGGACCTGAGCCGCAATACCGATGGTGTTTACGGCAAGCACCGGACCGGTGTGGTCGAGCTGGTGCTGAATTACAATCTCTATAACGGCGGTACCGATTCAGCCCGCATCCGCCAGTTCTCCGAGCGGCTCAACCTCGCCATGGACCTGCGCGACAAGGCCTGTCGTGATAACCGACAGATTTTGTCGATTGCCTGGAGCGATGTACGCAAGCTGAGCGAGCAGCTCAACTATCTGGAACAGCATCAGCTCTCAACAGAAAAAGCGCGCGATGCCTATCGCAAGCAATTTGACATCGGCCAGCGCACCTTGCTGGACTTGCTGGATACCGAAAACGAGCTGTTTGATGCTCGCCGTTCACTGGCGGTGGCTGAGTATGAGCTGCAGCTGGCGCAGCTGCGGGTGCTGGGCACCAGCTCCACGCTGCTGCCCGCGCTCAAATTGGCACCGATTACCGACACCCAGCCCGCCGAGCTGAGTGATGACCCGGCCGATGATAACGACCGGCTCAGCTGTGGTGACAGCATGGTGCCGCTGCCGGTGCTGGATCGCAAGTCGGTGGTAATCAAGCCATATGTGGCTGTGTCGTCTGATGCGCCCGCCGAAGCCCCGAAACCGGATGCCATCAAGCCGATGGCGGGCGGTTCGCTGAATGATACCTTGCTGAAGCTGGCGAGCGACTGGTCCGCCGCATGGTCTGGCAAGCAGGTGGATGCCTATCTGGCCTTCTATGCAGACAGCTTTGTGCCGGAAGGTGGCCTGAGCAGGGATCAGTGGGCTAAGCAACGCCGCGCACGCCTGAACAAGCCGGGCACCATCAGCGTCAAGCTGGAAGACGTGAAGGTCAGCAGCCAGGAGGGCAGCAAGGCCCGCGTGCAGTTCCGGCAGGTTTATCAGTCGGCAGACTTCAGCGATACCGTCAACAAGACGCTGGAGCTGGTGCAGGACGGCAACAAGTGGCGGATCGTGGCGGAGCGTACTGCGCCCTGA
- a CDS encoding transglutaminase-like cysteine peptidase produces the protein MSRWPAWRTLPLLYKGVWLLPFLVLLSPPSLGWDFDRLQRAASLRGNANGQRLFAEWRELMNDSRSLGETDKLKRLNEFFNRRLSFSDDVSIWGQADYWATPLESMGKGSGDCEDFVIAKYFSLKELGVPVQKLRLTYVRARIGGPNSSISQAHMVLTYYAAPDAEPLVLDNLITDIRPASRRSDLTPVFSFNSDGLWAGGTASSGSPVDRLSRWKELLLRMQAEGFD, from the coding sequence ATGTCCCGCTGGCCCGCTTGGCGAACCCTCCCCCTGCTATACAAGGGGGTCTGGTTGCTGCCTTTTCTTGTGCTGCTCTCCCCGCCTTCACTGGGCTGGGATTTTGACCGCTTGCAACGCGCTGCCAGCCTGCGCGGCAATGCAAACGGCCAGCGCCTGTTTGCCGAGTGGCGTGAGCTGATGAATGACAGCCGCAGCCTGGGCGAAACCGACAAGCTGAAACGCCTCAATGAATTCTTCAACCGGCGCCTGAGCTTCAGTGATGATGTTAGCATATGGGGTCAGGCCGACTACTGGGCGACACCGCTGGAGAGCATGGGCAAGGGCAGCGGCGATTGTGAAGATTTTGTCATTGCCAAGTACTTCAGCCTGAAGGAGCTTGGCGTACCGGTTCAGAAGCTGCGGCTCACCTATGTGCGCGCCCGCATTGGCGGTCCGAACAGCAGCATCAGCCAGGCGCATATGGTGCTGACCTACTATGCGGCGCCCGATGCAGAGCCGCTGGTGCTCGACAACCTGATTACCGACATCCGCCCGGCCTCACGCCGCAGCGACCTGACGCCGGTGTTCAGCTTCAACAGTGATGGACTGTGGGCCGGTGGCACGGCCAGCAGTGGCAGCCCGGTAGACCGCCTCTCGCGCTGGAAAGAATTGCTACTACGCATGCAGGCAGAAGGTTTTGATTAG
- a CDS encoding bifunctional diguanylate cyclase/phosphodiesterase gives MSLFRQLWLVVVVSTLIAFSGSFVVSMFTARNYLQQQLFTQSTDSAASLALSMSQQKKDPATVELLVSALFDNGHFRLVRYSDVHGKTLVERVNRTPPDKVPEWFVRLFPLDAGQGVAQVSDGWMQSGSVTIIAHTRFAYQALWDGALKLFLWILIAGVLTGLMGSALLRTIQRPMRRVVEQARAITERRFITIPEPRTPELRSLAQAMNRMVTQVKAMFAEQASRIEQLRQEANNDALTGLANRDYFESRLRSALHDDDAPPTGALLLIRLFDLAGINQRLGRDRTDQLLREAADRIRESAAEDDERLLARLNGADFALLDLRADVSETRHLAQQILDRLTDLYRQGLTDQDNVAHIGFTLYQHEDDPAQLWQQVSEALAQAQATGANQARQAEQADRARMLDVAHWQPRLEQALQQQHFALGQFPVLNMQGERLHDELMLRLRDLESDGLLPAGRFMPAAARLGLIPQLDLEVVRLALQHVKQARQPVAINLAAASVLSTEFQGKLLLQLNQHSREAKYLWFEVNEHGFRDELQALGQLATRLRPLGCKVGIEHFGRHFNSIPRLHELGLDYLKVDGSFIHQIHDNRGNQLLVKAIADIANNLGIITIAERVESEQEWQALQALGIQGVTGPAATRHGG, from the coding sequence GTGTCCCTGTTCCGACAACTCTGGCTGGTGGTGGTGGTGTCCACGCTGATTGCCTTTTCAGGCAGCTTTGTGGTCAGCATGTTTACGGCCCGCAACTACCTGCAGCAGCAACTCTTTACGCAGAGTACCGACAGTGCCGCTTCGCTGGCACTGTCGATGTCCCAGCAGAAGAAAGACCCGGCCACGGTAGAGCTGCTGGTCAGCGCGCTGTTCGACAATGGTCACTTCCGCCTGGTGCGTTATAGCGATGTGCATGGCAAAACCCTGGTAGAGCGCGTCAACCGTACCCCACCGGACAAGGTGCCGGAGTGGTTTGTGCGCCTGTTCCCGCTGGATGCGGGTCAAGGGGTGGCCCAGGTATCAGACGGCTGGATGCAGTCTGGCAGCGTCACCATCATCGCCCACACCCGCTTTGCCTACCAGGCGCTATGGGATGGTGCACTCAAGCTGTTCCTGTGGATCCTGATCGCCGGGGTGCTGACCGGGCTGATGGGCTCTGCCTTGCTGCGCACCATCCAGCGCCCGATGCGGCGCGTGGTCGAGCAGGCGCGTGCAATTACCGAGCGGCGCTTTATTACCATCCCCGAGCCCCGCACGCCTGAGTTACGCAGCCTGGCGCAGGCCATGAACCGCATGGTCACCCAGGTGAAAGCCATGTTTGCCGAGCAGGCCAGCCGCATTGAGCAACTGCGACAGGAAGCCAACAACGATGCCCTGACCGGCCTCGCCAACCGCGATTACTTCGAAAGCCGGTTGCGCAGCGCCCTGCATGATGACGATGCCCCACCGACCGGCGCCTTGCTGCTGATCCGGCTGTTTGACCTGGCCGGGATCAACCAGCGGCTAGGTCGGGACCGGACCGACCAATTGCTGAGAGAAGCCGCCGACCGCATCCGTGAAAGCGCCGCAGAAGACGATGAACGCCTGCTGGCGCGCTTGAACGGCGCCGATTTTGCCCTGCTCGACCTGAGGGCCGATGTCAGCGAAACCCGGCATCTGGCACAGCAAATCCTTGACCGACTGACCGATCTCTACCGCCAGGGGCTCACCGACCAGGACAATGTGGCACATATCGGCTTTACCCTGTACCAGCACGAAGATGACCCCGCCCAGCTGTGGCAGCAGGTCAGCGAGGCGCTGGCCCAGGCGCAGGCCACCGGCGCCAACCAGGCCCGACAGGCCGAGCAGGCCGACCGTGCACGTATGCTGGATGTCGCCCACTGGCAGCCTCGTCTGGAGCAGGCGCTACAGCAGCAGCACTTTGCCCTGGGTCAGTTCCCGGTCTTGAACATGCAAGGGGAACGCCTGCACGATGAACTGATGCTGCGGCTGCGTGATCTGGAAAGCGACGGCCTGCTGCCCGCCGGGCGTTTCATGCCCGCCGCCGCCCGCCTCGGCCTGATCCCGCAGCTCGATCTGGAGGTGGTACGGCTGGCGCTGCAGCACGTCAAGCAAGCCCGGCAACCGGTGGCCATCAACCTCGCCGCCGCATCGGTTCTCTCCACCGAGTTTCAAGGCAAGCTGCTGCTGCAGCTCAACCAGCACAGCCGCGAAGCCAAATACCTGTGGTTTGAAGTCAATGAGCATGGCTTCCGCGACGAACTGCAGGCACTGGGGCAGCTGGCGACCCGCTTGCGCCCCTTGGGCTGCAAGGTGGGTATTGAGCACTTTGGCCGACACTTCAACAGCATTCCACGCCTGCATGAGCTGGGACTGGACTACCTGAAAGTGGACGGCAGTTTCATCCACCAGATTCACGACAACCGGGGCAACCAGCTGCTGGTCAAAGCCATCGCCGACATCGCCAACAACCTTGGCATCATCACCATCGCCGAGCGAGTGGAAAGCGAGCAGGAATGGCAAGCCTTGCAGGCATTAGGCATTCAAGGGGTGACCGGCCCAGCGGCGACGCGGCATGGTGGCTGA
- a CDS encoding MerR family transcriptional regulator: MVETNKPDLPPIPAKRYFTIGEVSDLCGVKPHVLRYWEQEFTQLKPVKRRGNRRYYQHHEVLLIRRIRGLLYEEGFTISGARNRLSELDLGIDAPVSAHTAPVVAEPVLPIRQSLGEILAILRA; the protein is encoded by the coding sequence ATGGTCGAAACGAACAAGCCTGATCTGCCGCCGATCCCGGCCAAGCGCTATTTCACCATCGGAGAAGTGAGCGACTTGTGCGGGGTGAAGCCGCATGTGCTCCGTTATTGGGAGCAGGAGTTCACCCAGCTCAAGCCGGTCAAGCGGCGCGGCAACCGCCGTTACTATCAGCACCACGAAGTGCTGCTGATCCGTCGCATCCGCGGTTTGCTGTACGAAGAAGGCTTCACCATCAGCGGTGCGCGCAATCGTTTGTCTGAGCTGGATCTGGGCATCGATGCGCCGGTGTCGGCGCATACGGCACCGGTTGTCGCCGAGCCGGTTCTGCCAATCCGGCAGTCGCTGGGAGAAATTCTGGCAATCTTGCGTGCCTGA
- a CDS encoding integration host factor subunit alpha has product MVTTLTKAELADVLFEQVGLNKREAKEMVEAFFEEIRTSLEAGESVKLSGFGNFQLRDKPQRPGRNPKTGEEIPITARRVVTFHASQKLKGLVETSHGRNEQA; this is encoded by the coding sequence ATGGTAACAACCTTGACCAAGGCCGAACTGGCCGACGTCCTGTTTGAGCAGGTCGGTTTGAACAAGCGGGAAGCCAAGGAAATGGTGGAAGCCTTTTTCGAGGAAATCCGCACCTCGCTGGAAGCGGGGGAGAGCGTCAAGCTGTCCGGCTTTGGCAACTTCCAGCTGCGGGACAAGCCGCAGCGTCCGGGTCGCAATCCGAAAACCGGAGAAGAGATTCCGATTACGGCGCGTCGCGTGGTGACTTTCCATGCCAGCCAGAAACTGAAGGGACTGGTCGAAACCAGCCATGGTCGAAACGAACAAGCCTGA